In the genome of Megalops cyprinoides isolate fMegCyp1 chromosome 7, fMegCyp1.pri, whole genome shotgun sequence, one region contains:
- the LOC118780628 gene encoding inter-alpha-trypsin inhibitor heavy chain H4-like isoform X2: MVSVGQGVLLFSLLLSSLRGLAGQETSDLDIYSFLIKSEVSSRYAITVITSRVANRANESREVDFHVELPKNAFISKFTMTIDGKAYDGVVKKKEEAQQQYSRAVSRGQSAGLVSAVGRKLEEFRTSVMVAALSKVTFTLTYEELLKRTLGKYKLLIKARPKQPVKHFSIDVQIFEPQGILFVETQGSLTSNDLASAVNTTQSDREVHVHFSPSLQQQQQCFGCQEKGLSGELLVVYDVNRPKSQGDVQVVDGYFVHYFAPSDLTRIPKNVIFIIDHSSSMRGTKIQQTREAMMKILGDLHEDDYFSLIKFNGHVTTWMPALVPVNSHNLEVARKFVEGIKDRGMTNINEAVLKGVQMLSSFLESEAQEGSASIIILLTDGDPTIGVTNLDKIQANVKQAIRNRYSLYCLGFGFDVDYSFLERMALENGGLARRIYEDSDAALQLQGFYEEVASPLLLDVQMNYIGVANVTQTNFSQYYAGSEIVVAGQITDNDLETLTAEVRAKSRDNEVTYHEAFPESDRSLDHYIFKPYIQRLWAYLTVQQLLEREVLLSGEQKKAARERALALSLSYSFVTPLTSMVVTKPEGEDTQVAHKPEEGKRSQGGHVGHQAQLRKQSGLRGHSVQHLYKRLGQSAHAQVHGGQSAPMLKHHDVPILKLRRVLVSNTPPPVTVTRLMPKANLLKVLMPAQGQNTPLCFQIEAPQNFVDTLPKKLVLKVLSDPISGVSINAEMLKGEDFLRVAIHYKDECHIEANSTGIKVTQEGKERFISWTSYAATEHCNGITLALQKEVLEVAAGNMRVDILRHKKSQDSFLWPAIRHQAPIANATGIMGQAPVSYHLKETTPVAKLKILGKEVLGTRDSMVDYSTHTKPTVYCWLVPFSSVVLESLQSVIVSQL; this comes from the exons ACCAGTGACTTGGATATCTACAGCTTCCTCATAAAGTCAGAGGTCAGCAGCCGCTATGCCATTACTGTCATCACCAGCCGAGTGGCCAACCGTGCCAACGAGTCCCGCGAGGTGGACTTCCATGTGGAGCTGCCAAAGAACGCCTTCATCAGCAAATTCACCAT GACTATTGATGGGAAAGCATACGACGGGGTggtgaagaagaaggaggaggccCAACAGCAGTACAGCCGAGCGGTCAGCCGGGGTCAGAGTGCTGGTCTGGTCAG tgctgtCGGGCGAAAGCTGGAGGAATTCAGGACCTCTGTGATGGTGGCTGCACTTAGCAAAGTGACGTTTACGTTGACCTATGAGGAGCTGCTGAAGAGGACTCTGGGGAAGTACAAGCTGCTGATCAAAGCCAGGCCAAAACAGCCTGTCAAACACTTCAGT ATCGATGTGCAGATATTCGAGCCGCAGGGGATCCTCTTTGTGGAAACACAGGGGAGCCTGACCTCCAATGACCTGGCAAGCGCCGTTAACACCACCCAATCAGACAGAGAG GTCCACGTGcacttctccccctcccttcagcagcaacagcagtgcttcGGCTGTCAGGAGAAGGGACTTAGCGGGGAACTGCTTGTCGTCTATGACGTCAACAGGCCGAAATCACAGGGAGACGTGCAG GTGGTGGATGGGTATTTTGTACATTACTTCGCCCCCAGTGACCTCACCCGAATTcccaaaaatgtaattttcattatTGACCACAGCAGCTCCATGAGAGGCACAAAGATACAGCAG ACCCGAGAGGCGATGATGAAGATTTTGGGCGATCTCCATGAGGATGATTATTTTAGCCTGATCAAGTTTAATGGCCATGTGACCACCTGGATGCCCGCATTAGTACCTGTCAACTCCCACAACCTGGAAGTGGCACGAAAGTTTGTGGAAGGAATTAAAGACAGAGGAA tGACAAACATCAACGAGGCAGTTCTGAAAGGGGTGCAGATGTTGTCCAGTTTTCTGGAATCCGAGGCTCAAGAGGGAAGTGCTTCCATTATCATCCTGCTCACTGATGGAGACCCCACGATAG GTGTGACTAATCTGGATAAGATCCAGGCGAATGTGAAACAGGCCATCCGGaacagatactcactgtactgcctTGGGTTCGGCTTTGACGTCGACTACAGTTTCCTGGAGAGGATGGCGCTAGAGAACGGTGGCCTGGCCAGGAGGATTTACGAGGACTCAGATGCAGCCCTGCAGCTGCAG GGATTCTATGAGGAGGTGGCTTCTCCTCTGTTGCTTGATGTCCAGATGAATTACATTGGTGTTGCCAATGTCACCCAGACCAACTTTAGCCAGTATTATGCTGGTTCTGAGATTGTGGTTGCTGGTCAGATCACTGACAATGACCTGGAAACACTCACTGCAGAAGTCAGAGCTAAATCG AGAGACAATGAAGTGACATACCATGAAGCATTTCCTGAGAGTGACAGGAGCCTTGACCACTACATCTTTAAGCCATACATCCAGAGACTGTGGGCTTACCTTACTGTACAGCAGTTGCTGGAAAGAGA GGTGCTGCTTTCTGGGGAGCAGAAGAAGGCAGCCAGAGAGCgggctctggctctctctctgagctACAGCTTCGTGACCCCACTCACCTCAATGGTGGTCACCAAGCCTGAGGGAGAGGACACACAGGTGGCCCACAAAccagaggaggggaaaaggtCACAAG GTGGTCACGTTGGTCACCAGGCTCAACTACGCAAGCAGTCTG GACTTCGGGGACACA GCGTCCAGCATTTGTATAAAC GCTTGGGGCAGTCAGCACATGCACAGGTACATGGAG GGCAGTCGGCACCAATGCTGAAACATCATG ATGTACCAATACTAAAGCTCAGAAGAGTACTGGTCTCCA ACACTCCGCCTCCAGTAACTGTGACAAGACTGATGCCAAAGGCAAACT TGTTAAAAGTCCTAATGCCAGCCCAGGGGCAGAATACCCCACTCTGTTTTCAAATTGAAGCTCCCCAAAATTTTGTTGACACGCTTCCCAAGAAGCTCGTCCTAAAAGTCCTGTCTGACCCTATCTCAG GAGTTTCCATCAACGCTGAGATGTTAAAAGGGGAAGACTTTCTCAGGGTTGCAATTCACTACAAAGATGAATGTCACATTGAAGCAAACAGCACTGGGATCAAGGTGACCcaagaagggaaagaaagatTCATCTCCTGGACTAGCTATGCTGCAACTGAGCACTGTAATGG CATCACATTAGCTCTGCAGAAGGAGGTGCTGGAGGTGGCTGCTGGAAACATGCGTGTTGACATCCTACGGCACAAGAAGAGCCAGGACAGCTTCCTGTGGCCAGCCATCAGACACCAAGCACCTATTGCCAATGCCACAGGAATAATGG GCCAGGCTCCTGTTTCATATCATCTTAAGGAGACAACACCAGTGGCCAAACTGAAAATCCTGGGTAAAGAAGTACTTGGAACAAG GGATTCAATGGTGGACTACAGCACCCACACCAAACCTACAGTGTACTGTTGGCTAGTGCCATTCAGCTCTGTTGTGTTGGAGTCTCTACAAAGTGTCATAGTTTCCCAGCTGTAG
- the LOC118780628 gene encoding inter-alpha-trypsin inhibitor heavy chain H4-like isoform X1: MVSVGQGVLLFSLLLSSLRGLAGQETSDLDIYSFLIKSEVSSRYAITVITSRVANRANESREVDFHVELPKNAFISKFTMTIDGKAYDGVVKKKEEAQQQYSRAVSRGQSAGLVSAVGRKLEEFRTSVMVAALSKVTFTLTYEELLKRTLGKYKLLIKARPKQPVKHFSIDVQIFEPQGILFVETQGSLTSNDLASAVNTTQSDREVHVHFSPSLQQQQQCFGCQEKGLSGELLVVYDVNRPKSQGDVQVVDGYFVHYFAPSDLTRIPKNVIFIIDHSSSMRGTKIQQTREAMMKILGDLHEDDYFSLIKFNGHVTTWMPALVPVNSHNLEVARKFVEGIKDRGMTNINEAVLKGVQMLSSFLESEAQEGSASIIILLTDGDPTIGVTNLDKIQANVKQAIRNRYSLYCLGFGFDVDYSFLERMALENGGLARRIYEDSDAALQLQGFYEEVASPLLLDVQMNYIGVANVTQTNFSQYYAGSEIVVAGQITDNDLETLTAEVRAKSRDNEVTYHEAFPESDRSLDHYIFKPYIQRLWAYLTVQQLLEREVLLSGEQKKAARERALALSLSYSFVTPLTSMVVTKPEGEDTQVAHKPEEGKRSQGGHVGHQAQLRKQSGLRGHSVQHLYKRLGQSAHAQVHGGQSAPMLKHHDAPSTGKVARIVGADVPILKLRRVLVSNTPPPVTVTRLMPKANLLKVLMPAQGQNTPLCFQIEAPQNFVDTLPKKLVLKVLSDPISGVSINAEMLKGEDFLRVAIHYKDECHIEANSTGIKVTQEGKERFISWTSYAATEHCNGITLALQKEVLEVAAGNMRVDILRHKKSQDSFLWPAIRHQAPIANATGIMGQAPVSYHLKETTPVAKLKILGKEVLGTRDSMVDYSTHTKPTVYCWLVPFSSVVLESLQSVIVSQL; the protein is encoded by the exons ACCAGTGACTTGGATATCTACAGCTTCCTCATAAAGTCAGAGGTCAGCAGCCGCTATGCCATTACTGTCATCACCAGCCGAGTGGCCAACCGTGCCAACGAGTCCCGCGAGGTGGACTTCCATGTGGAGCTGCCAAAGAACGCCTTCATCAGCAAATTCACCAT GACTATTGATGGGAAAGCATACGACGGGGTggtgaagaagaaggaggaggccCAACAGCAGTACAGCCGAGCGGTCAGCCGGGGTCAGAGTGCTGGTCTGGTCAG tgctgtCGGGCGAAAGCTGGAGGAATTCAGGACCTCTGTGATGGTGGCTGCACTTAGCAAAGTGACGTTTACGTTGACCTATGAGGAGCTGCTGAAGAGGACTCTGGGGAAGTACAAGCTGCTGATCAAAGCCAGGCCAAAACAGCCTGTCAAACACTTCAGT ATCGATGTGCAGATATTCGAGCCGCAGGGGATCCTCTTTGTGGAAACACAGGGGAGCCTGACCTCCAATGACCTGGCAAGCGCCGTTAACACCACCCAATCAGACAGAGAG GTCCACGTGcacttctccccctcccttcagcagcaacagcagtgcttcGGCTGTCAGGAGAAGGGACTTAGCGGGGAACTGCTTGTCGTCTATGACGTCAACAGGCCGAAATCACAGGGAGACGTGCAG GTGGTGGATGGGTATTTTGTACATTACTTCGCCCCCAGTGACCTCACCCGAATTcccaaaaatgtaattttcattatTGACCACAGCAGCTCCATGAGAGGCACAAAGATACAGCAG ACCCGAGAGGCGATGATGAAGATTTTGGGCGATCTCCATGAGGATGATTATTTTAGCCTGATCAAGTTTAATGGCCATGTGACCACCTGGATGCCCGCATTAGTACCTGTCAACTCCCACAACCTGGAAGTGGCACGAAAGTTTGTGGAAGGAATTAAAGACAGAGGAA tGACAAACATCAACGAGGCAGTTCTGAAAGGGGTGCAGATGTTGTCCAGTTTTCTGGAATCCGAGGCTCAAGAGGGAAGTGCTTCCATTATCATCCTGCTCACTGATGGAGACCCCACGATAG GTGTGACTAATCTGGATAAGATCCAGGCGAATGTGAAACAGGCCATCCGGaacagatactcactgtactgcctTGGGTTCGGCTTTGACGTCGACTACAGTTTCCTGGAGAGGATGGCGCTAGAGAACGGTGGCCTGGCCAGGAGGATTTACGAGGACTCAGATGCAGCCCTGCAGCTGCAG GGATTCTATGAGGAGGTGGCTTCTCCTCTGTTGCTTGATGTCCAGATGAATTACATTGGTGTTGCCAATGTCACCCAGACCAACTTTAGCCAGTATTATGCTGGTTCTGAGATTGTGGTTGCTGGTCAGATCACTGACAATGACCTGGAAACACTCACTGCAGAAGTCAGAGCTAAATCG AGAGACAATGAAGTGACATACCATGAAGCATTTCCTGAGAGTGACAGGAGCCTTGACCACTACATCTTTAAGCCATACATCCAGAGACTGTGGGCTTACCTTACTGTACAGCAGTTGCTGGAAAGAGA GGTGCTGCTTTCTGGGGAGCAGAAGAAGGCAGCCAGAGAGCgggctctggctctctctctgagctACAGCTTCGTGACCCCACTCACCTCAATGGTGGTCACCAAGCCTGAGGGAGAGGACACACAGGTGGCCCACAAAccagaggaggggaaaaggtCACAAG GTGGTCACGTTGGTCACCAGGCTCAACTACGCAAGCAGTCTG GACTTCGGGGACACA GCGTCCAGCATTTGTATAAAC GCTTGGGGCAGTCAGCACATGCACAGGTACATGGAG GGCAGTCGGCACCAATGCTGAAACATCATG ATGCACCAAGCACAGGAAAGGTGGCAAGAATAGTGGGCGCCG ATGTACCAATACTAAAGCTCAGAAGAGTACTGGTCTCCA ACACTCCGCCTCCAGTAACTGTGACAAGACTGATGCCAAAGGCAAACT TGTTAAAAGTCCTAATGCCAGCCCAGGGGCAGAATACCCCACTCTGTTTTCAAATTGAAGCTCCCCAAAATTTTGTTGACACGCTTCCCAAGAAGCTCGTCCTAAAAGTCCTGTCTGACCCTATCTCAG GAGTTTCCATCAACGCTGAGATGTTAAAAGGGGAAGACTTTCTCAGGGTTGCAATTCACTACAAAGATGAATGTCACATTGAAGCAAACAGCACTGGGATCAAGGTGACCcaagaagggaaagaaagatTCATCTCCTGGACTAGCTATGCTGCAACTGAGCACTGTAATGG CATCACATTAGCTCTGCAGAAGGAGGTGCTGGAGGTGGCTGCTGGAAACATGCGTGTTGACATCCTACGGCACAAGAAGAGCCAGGACAGCTTCCTGTGGCCAGCCATCAGACACCAAGCACCTATTGCCAATGCCACAGGAATAATGG GCCAGGCTCCTGTTTCATATCATCTTAAGGAGACAACACCAGTGGCCAAACTGAAAATCCTGGGTAAAGAAGTACTTGGAACAAG GGATTCAATGGTGGACTACAGCACCCACACCAAACCTACAGTGTACTGTTGGCTAGTGCCATTCAGCTCTGTTGTGTTGGAGTCTCTACAAAGTGTCATAGTTTCCCAGCTGTAG